One window of the Micropterus dolomieu isolate WLL.071019.BEF.003 ecotype Adirondacks linkage group LG08, ASM2129224v1, whole genome shotgun sequence genome contains the following:
- the LOC123975196 gene encoding PHD and RING finger domain-containing protein 1-like isoform X3 — translation MDKSTAGADVISDSDKCYICLSLFEKQAVASLESCQHVFCLDCILQWSQRRCPGGAIQKKIKVRAQEKNADEQEGSKTVICEECGRSDRRHRLLVCIHCDSGYHLDCLTPSLNTGPEGDWMCPECAVSPQHTDISMVEEEISDEELMDLLAEVDETASTSSRLRPSTINNPSSSTERRHSQRIQSKARGESNSRPQTYWHVPKYLLSASKPAVATDKGAAPHHDTSSASVKLKTRKRRKRAT, via the exons ATGGATAAGTCCACAGCAGGTGCAGATGTCATATCAGATTCAGATAAATGCTACATCTGCCTAAGCCTCTTTGAAAAGCAAGCAGTGGCCTCTCTAGAGAGCTGCCAGCATGTCTTCTGCCTGGACTGTATTCTCCAGTGGTCTCAG AGACGGTGCCCAGGAGGGGCCATTCAAAAGAAG ATCAAAGTGAGGGCACAGGAAAAAAATGCTGATGAACAGGAGGGGAGCAAAACTGTTATCTGCGAGGAATGTGGACGCAGCGACCGCAGGCACCGGCTGCTGGTGTGCATACACTGCGATTCAGG GTATCACTTGGACTGTTTGACACCATCATTAAACACGGGTCCTGAAGGTGACTGGATGTGTCCTGAATGTGCGGTCAGTCCTCAGCATACAG ACATCTCCATGGTGGAGGAGGAGATCAGTGATGAAGAGCTAATGGACCTCCTAGCTGAAGTAGATGAAACTGCATCTACCAGCAGTCGCCTTCGGCCCTCAACCATAAATAATCCCAGCAGCTCCACGGAACGACGACACAGCCAGAGGATCCAGAGCAAAGCCAGAGGCGAATCCAACTCTCGCCCCCAAACCTACTGG cATGTACCAAAATACCTGCTATCAGCATCAAAGCCTGCAGTTGCAACAGATAAAGGAGCTGCACCTCATCATGACACCAGCAGTGCATCAGTCA agttaaagacaagaaaaagaaggaagCGTGCAACTTGA
- the LOC123975196 gene encoding PHD and RING finger domain-containing protein 1-like isoform X1 has translation MDKSTAGADVISDSDKCYICLSLFEKQAVASLESCQHVFCLDCILQWSQTANTCPVDRISFAFIHQRRCPGGAIQKKIKVRAQEKNADEQEGSKTVICEECGRSDRRHRLLVCIHCDSGYHLDCLTPSLNTGPEGDWMCPECAVSPQHTDISMVEEEISDEELMDLLAEVDETASTSSRLRPSTINNPSSSTERRHSQRIQSKARGESNSRPQTYWHVPKYLLSASKPAVATDKGAAPHHDTSSASVKLKTRKRRKRAT, from the exons ATGGATAAGTCCACAGCAGGTGCAGATGTCATATCAGATTCAGATAAATGCTACATCTGCCTAAGCCTCTTTGAAAAGCAAGCAGTGGCCTCTCTAGAGAGCTGCCAGCATGTCTTCTGCCTGGACTGTATTCTCCAGTGGTCTCAG ACAGCCAACACTTGCCCGGTGGATCGGATCTCTTTTGCTTTCATCCACCAGAGACGGTGCCCAGGAGGGGCCATTCAAAAGAAG ATCAAAGTGAGGGCACAGGAAAAAAATGCTGATGAACAGGAGGGGAGCAAAACTGTTATCTGCGAGGAATGTGGACGCAGCGACCGCAGGCACCGGCTGCTGGTGTGCATACACTGCGATTCAGG GTATCACTTGGACTGTTTGACACCATCATTAAACACGGGTCCTGAAGGTGACTGGATGTGTCCTGAATGTGCGGTCAGTCCTCAGCATACAG ACATCTCCATGGTGGAGGAGGAGATCAGTGATGAAGAGCTAATGGACCTCCTAGCTGAAGTAGATGAAACTGCATCTACCAGCAGTCGCCTTCGGCCCTCAACCATAAATAATCCCAGCAGCTCCACGGAACGACGACACAGCCAGAGGATCCAGAGCAAAGCCAGAGGCGAATCCAACTCTCGCCCCCAAACCTACTGG cATGTACCAAAATACCTGCTATCAGCATCAAAGCCTGCAGTTGCAACAGATAAAGGAGCTGCACCTCATCATGACACCAGCAGTGCATCAGTCA agttaaagacaagaaaaagaaggaagCGTGCAACTTGA
- the LOC123975196 gene encoding PHD and RING finger domain-containing protein 1-like isoform X2, whose amino-acid sequence MDKSTAGADVISDSDKCYICLSLFEKQAVASLESCQHVFCLDCILQWSQTANTCPVDRISFAFIHQRRCPGGAIQKKIKVRAQEKNADEQEGSKTVICEECGRSDRRHRLLVCIHCDSGYHLDCLTPSLNTGPEGDWMCPECAVSPQHTDISMVEEEISDEELMDLLAEVDETASTSSRLRPSTINNPSSSTERRHSQRIQSKARGESNSRPQTYWHVPKYLLSASKPAVATDKGAAPHHDTSSASS is encoded by the exons ATGGATAAGTCCACAGCAGGTGCAGATGTCATATCAGATTCAGATAAATGCTACATCTGCCTAAGCCTCTTTGAAAAGCAAGCAGTGGCCTCTCTAGAGAGCTGCCAGCATGTCTTCTGCCTGGACTGTATTCTCCAGTGGTCTCAG ACAGCCAACACTTGCCCGGTGGATCGGATCTCTTTTGCTTTCATCCACCAGAGACGGTGCCCAGGAGGGGCCATTCAAAAGAAG ATCAAAGTGAGGGCACAGGAAAAAAATGCTGATGAACAGGAGGGGAGCAAAACTGTTATCTGCGAGGAATGTGGACGCAGCGACCGCAGGCACCGGCTGCTGGTGTGCATACACTGCGATTCAGG GTATCACTTGGACTGTTTGACACCATCATTAAACACGGGTCCTGAAGGTGACTGGATGTGTCCTGAATGTGCGGTCAGTCCTCAGCATACAG ACATCTCCATGGTGGAGGAGGAGATCAGTGATGAAGAGCTAATGGACCTCCTAGCTGAAGTAGATGAAACTGCATCTACCAGCAGTCGCCTTCGGCCCTCAACCATAAATAATCCCAGCAGCTCCACGGAACGACGACACAGCCAGAGGATCCAGAGCAAAGCCAGAGGCGAATCCAACTCTCGCCCCCAAACCTACTGG cATGTACCAAAATACCTGCTATCAGCATCAAAGCCTGCAGTTGCAACAGATAAAGGAGCTGCACCTCATCATGACACCAGCAGTGCATCA agttaa
- the LOC123975194 gene encoding lysophosphatidic acid receptor 6, with translation MMNVTDNNCSTPSAEYQYYLYPTVYIIALLVGLPGNLAALIAFTFRTTDRTAFSVYISNLALADIVIICTLPFRIHYHINGNNWVFGDVVCRVTGIMLFANIYMSICFMTCICVDRYMATVHPHTYLRLRSLWCSLVVSVLLWCVVGVAMLVFILMGPLKTNDDESGSHKCFENFDKTEWSSRLVAYSVVSLIFGSLLPSTITLVCYPLAASRISMIKTKTAQKAVRVIYTILAITLLCFLPYHVVYLLHLLRRMDIIQRCSSVNAIYNARRVTMALVILNTCMDPVLYYVTTSQFKWKHLKMTWLWRRVRRRRGVYNIADG, from the coding sequence ATGATGAATGTGACAGACAACAACTGCAGTACCCCTTCAGCAGAGTACCAATACTACCTTTACCCAACAGTCTACATCATAGCTTTACTTGTAGGTCTACCGGGGAATCTGGCAGCCCTCATCGCCTTCACCTTCAGGACAACTGACCGCACAGCCTTCAGTGTGTACATCAGTAATCTGGCTCTGGCAGACATCGTCATCATCTGCACTCTACCCTTTAGGATCCACTACCACATCAATGGAAACAATTGGGTGTTTGGAGATGTCGTCTGCCGTGTCACCGGGATTATGTTGTTTGCCAACATCTACATGAGCATCTGTTTCATGACTTGTATCTGTGTGGATCGCTACATGGCTACTGTACATCCTCACACCTATTTGAGGCTGCGGAGCCTCTGGTGCTCTCTGGTTGTGAGTGTGCTGCTCTGGTGTGTGGTTGGAGTAGCTATGCTAGTCTTTATCCTCATGGGGCCTCTGAAAACCAATGACGACGAATCTGGAAGCCACAAGTGCTTCGAGAATTTCGACAAGACTGAGTGGAGCTCACGTTTGGTGGCTTACAGCGTGGTGAGCCTGATCTTCGGCTCCCTGCTGCCCTCCACGATCACCCTGGTGTGTTACCCACTGGCTGCGAGCCGTATTTCCATGATAAAGACTAAAACAGCCCAAAAAGCTGTGAGAGTCATTTACACCATCCTGGCTATAACGCTGCTCTGCTTCCTGCCCTACCATGTGGTGTACCTGCTGCATCTCCTTAGGCGAATGGACATCATCCAGAGATGCTCCTCTGTCAATGCCATCTACAATGCCAGGCGGGTCACCATGGCGCTCGTCATCCTTAACACTTGCATGGACCCCGTGCTTTACTATGTCACCACCAGCCAATTCAAATGGAAGCATTTAAAGATGACATGGCTGTGGAGAAGAGTCAGAAGGAGGAGGGGTGTTTATAACATTGCAGATGGATGA